In Macadamia integrifolia cultivar HAES 741 chromosome 13, SCU_Mint_v3, whole genome shotgun sequence, one DNA window encodes the following:
- the LOC122059187 gene encoding coatomer subunit alpha-1-like yields the protein MLTKFETKSNRVKGLAFHNKRPWILASLHSGVIQLWDYRMGTLIDKFDEHDGPVRGVHFHHSQPLFVSGGDDYTIKVWNYKTRRCLFTLFGHLDYIRTVQFHNEHPWIVSASDDQTVRIWNWQSRTCVSVLTGHNHFVMCASFHPKEDLVVSASLDQTICVWDIVALRKKIVSPTDDILHHSEMRTDLFGGVDAGVKYVLEGHDRGVNWASFHPSLPLIVSGADDRQIKLWRMNDTKAWEVDTLRGHTNNVSCVMFLAKQDIIASNSEDKSVRVWDVTKRTGIQTFRREHDRFWVLASHPEMNLLAAGHDSGMIVFKLARERPAFSVSGDTLYYVKDHFLHLYKFSTQKDNQVIPLQRPGSISLNQVPRTLSYNPTENAVLICSDVDGGSFELYILPKDGVGRVDHVQESMRGIGTSAIFVARNRIAVLDKSNNLALIKNLKNEIVKKTSLPVVADAIFYAGTGSLLCRAEDRVVIFDLQQRIVLGELHSPFIRYIAWSNDMECVALLSKHAIVIATKKLIHQCTVHETIRIKSGAWDDNGVFIYTTLNHMKYCLPSGDSGIIRTLDVPLYITKVCKNIVHCLDRDGKHHSITIDATEYVFKLLLVKKRFDHVMSMIKSSRLCGQAMVAYLQQKGFPGIALHLVQDERTRFNLALESGNIQIAVASAKEIDEKEHWYKLGVEALRQGNASIVEYAYQRTKNFERLSFLYLVTGNLEKVSKMLRIAEMKNDVMGQFHNALYLGDIQERAKILENAGHLSLAYVTAKVHRLNEIADRLATELGDTAPSVSQGKVPSLLIPPAPIVRGGDWPLLRVMKGLFDGELDNMAKAGQEEEDESVDADWVEDLDIADVDDMLNGDFGVVTDNDEINEENDAEGGWDLEDLDLPAEVDSPSTAISGRAAAFIAPTSGTPVSQIWIQRSSLAGEHAAAGNFDTAMSLLSRQLGVKNFAPLKPMLMDLYLGGHSYVQGFDSVPVITKAIERGWNESVGPNMRYPPALVFGLSQLDDKLRTAYKATTEGKFVEALRVFLNILHTIPLIVVESRREVDEVMELIVIAKEYILGLKMEAKRKEIKDDMVRQQELAAYFTHCNLQMIHLRLALNSAMGICYKAGNFITARNFARRYLETNPSNENQVRRARQVLQACDRNMKDATELNYDFRNPFVVCGATFVPIYRGQKYVSCPYCGSHFVPTFEGQLCAVCDLSIVGSDASGLLCSLSQVR from the exons ATGCTGACGAAGTTCGAGACGAAGAGTAACAGGGTGAAGGGCTTGGCCTTCCATAATAAGAGGCCATGGATCTTGGCCAGTCTCCACAGCGGAGTAATCCAGCTTTGGGATTACAGGATGGGAACTCTCATTGACAAATTCGATGAGCACGACGGTCCAGTTCGCGGTGTCCATTTCCATCACAGTCAGCCGCTCTTCGTGTCTGGAG GAGATGATTACACAATCAAGGTCTGGAATTATAAGACACGTCGCTGTTTATTTACTCTTTTTGGACACCTTGATTACATCCGCACAGTCCAATTCCACAATGAACATCCCTGGATTGTTAGTGCAAGTGATGATCAAACAGTTAGAATATGGAATTGGCAATCACGCACCTGTGTTTCTGTTTTAACTGGACATAATCATTTTGTTATGTGTGCCTCTTTCCATCCAAAAGAGGATTTGGTTGTCTCAGCATCCTTGGATCAAACAATTTGTGTTTGGGATATAGTGGCCCTGAGGAAGAAGATTGTGTCTCCAACAGATGACATTCTGCATCATAGTGAAATGAGAACAGATTTATTTGGGGGAGTAGATGCTGGTGTTAAATATGTCTTAGAAGGCCATGATCGCGGAGTTAACTGGGCTTCATTCCACCCCAGCCTGCCACTGATTGTATCTGGAGCAGACGATCGTCAAATAAAATTGTGGCGAATGAATG ATACCAAGGCTTGGGAAGTGGACACATTGCGGGGCCATACAAACAATGTGTCCTGTGTAATGTTCCTCGCAAAGCAAGACATTATTGCATCAAACTCTGAGGATAAGAGTGTTCGTGTCTGGGATGTCACTAAGCGGACTGGTATCCAGACATTCCGCAGAGAACATGATCGGTTTTGGGTTCTTGCATCTCATCCAGAAATGAACCTTTTAGCAGCTGGTCATGATAGTGGTATGATTGTCTTTAAGTTGGCGAGAGAACGACCTGCTTTTTCTGTAAGTGGTGATACATTATATTATGTCAAGGATCATTTCTTGCATCTGTACAAGTTCTCAACTCAAAAGGACAACCAAGTAATTCCCTTGCAACGACCTGGTTCCATCAGCTTGAATCAGGTTCCAAGAACACTCTCTTATAACCCAACGGAAAATGCTGTTTTGATCTGTTCGGATGTGGATGGTGGATCTTTTGAACTTTATATCTTACCAAAGGATGGCGTTGGTAGAGTTGATCATGTGCAAGAATCAATGAGAGGCATAGGAACTTCAGCTATTTTTGTCGCTCGTAATAGGATTGCAGTGCTTGACAAGAGTAACAACCTGGCATTAATCAAGaacttaaaaaatgaaattgtgAAGAAAACCAGCCTTCCTGTTGTTGCTGATGCAATATTCTATGCTGGGACAGGTAGTCTACTATGCCGGGCTGAAGATAGAGTGGTCATCTTTGATCTTCAGCAGAGAATTGTGCTTGGGGAGCTTCATTCCCCCTTTATTAGATACATTGCATGGTCAAATGATATGGAGTGTGTTGCTTTGCTCAGCAAACATGCTATAGTAATTGCTACCAAGAAGCTTATCCATCAATGTACAGTTCACGAGACAATCCGCATAAAGAGTGGTGCCTGGGATGATAATGGGGTTTTCATATATACAACCTTGAACCATATGAAATACTGTCTTCCAAGTGGAGACAGTGGAATTATCAGGACCCTTGATGTTCCTTTGTATATCACAAAGGTTTGTAAGAATATTGTTCATTGTCTGGACAGGGATGGAAAGCACCATTCCATAACAATTGATGCAACTGAGTATGTTTTCAAACTTTTACTCGTAAAGAAAAGGTTTGATCATGTAATGAGTATGATTAAGAGTTCAAGGCTCTGTGGACAAGCCATGGTTGCCTATCTGCAACAAAAAGGGTTCCCAGGAATTGCCCTTCATTTAGTCCAAGATGAAAGAACTCGATTTAACTTAGCACTGGAAAGTGGTAATATTCAAATAGCAGTTGCATCAGCAAAGGAGATAGATGAGAAAGAACACTGGTATAAGTTAGGTGTGGAGGCTCTCCGACAAGGCAATGCTAGCATTGTGGAATATGCATACCAGAGGACAAAAAATTTTGAGAGGCTATCCTTTCTTTATCTTGTAACAGGGAATCTGGAAAAAGTGTCCAAAATGCTGCGTATAGCTGAGATGAAGAATGATGTAATGGGGCAGTTCCACAATGCCCTGTACTTGGGTGATATTCAAGAGCGTGCAAAAATTCTAGAGAATGCTGGACACTTATCTCTTGCATATGTCACAGCTAAAGTTCATAGGCTCAATGAAATTGCTGATAGGCTTGCTACTGAGTTGGGTGATACAGCTCCATCTGTATCTCAAGGAAAAGTCCCTTCCCTTCTGATTCCTCCAGCACCCATTGTACGTGGTGGAGATTGGCCCCTTTTGAGGGTCATGAAAGGCTTGTTTGATGGTGAGTTGGACAACATGGCCAAAGCAGGACAAGAGGAAGAGGATGAATCTGTTGACGCTGATTGGGTGGAGGACCTGGACATTGCTGATGTAGATGACATGCTGAATGGAGATTTTGGGGTTGTTACAGACAATGatgaaatcaatgaagaaaatGATGCAGAGGGAGGATGGGATCTTGAGGACCTGGATCTACCAGCTGAAGTTGATTCACCAAGCACTGCCATAAGTGGCCGCGCAGCTGCATTTATAGCCCCAACATCAGGCACACCTGTTTCCCAAATCTGGATTCAAAGATCTTCTCTAGCTGGTGAGCATGCAGCAGCTGGCAATTTTGATACCGCAATGAGTTTACTGAGCCGACAATTGGGTGTGAAGAACTTTGCTCCCCTGAAACCAATGTTAATGGATTTATACCTGGGTGGTCATTCTTATGTACAAGGATTTGATTCTGTGCCAGTGATTACCAAGGCAATTGAGAGGGGATGGAATGAATCTGTTGGCCCCAACATGAGGTACCCTCCAGCCCTTGTGTTTGGACTTTCTCAGTTGGATGATAAACTTAGAACGGCTTATAAGGCCACCACAGAAGGTAAGTTTGTTGAGGCTTTAAGGGTATTCCTCAACATCTTGCACACAATTCCACTAATTGTGGTTGAATCAAGGAGAGAAGTTGACGAAGTTATGGAGTTGATTGTTATAGCAAAAGAATATATCCTGGGATTGAAGATGGAagccaaaagaaaggaaattaaaGATGACATGGTTCGTCAACAAGAATTGGCTGCCTACTTTACCCACTGCAATCTTCAGATGATCCATTTGAGGCTTGCTCTGAACAGCGCTATGGGAATTTGCTACAAGGCTGGAAACTTTATCACAGCAAGAAATTTTGCAAGACGGTATTTGGAAACTAATCCTTCAAATGAAAATCAAGTGAGAAGGGCAAGGCAAGTCCTGCAGGCTTGTGACAGAAATATGAAAGATGCAACCGAGTTGAATTATGACTTCAGGAATCCTTTTGTGGTTTGTGGAGCAACATTCGTGCCCATATACCGTGGACAAAAATATGTATCTTGCCCATATTGTGGTTCACATTTTGTACCTACATTTGAGGGGCAGCTCTGTGCTGTTTGTGACCTTTCTATAGTAGGGTCAGATGCATCTGGTCTGCTTTGTTCCCTTTCACAGGTGAgatga